One segment of Salvia splendens isolate huo1 chromosome 20, SspV2, whole genome shotgun sequence DNA contains the following:
- the LOC121781903 gene encoding uncharacterized protein LOC121781903 isoform X3 has translation MSDAGAPDSSFVENLKKFLKKYGAELLKPYHFTEELIKRLDNLEYLLLKTPLEHKKLVEAFLQPSKEALITEDLIKHNKLDIIVSVASCISLIIKILAPDESFGDDSMKEFFYIANSAFERLPFMHGRVYSKVVSILKSMSLSQSCVMMLDLELYNTIDHMFHLFLNGIRTEHPHEVFISMEKIMMTIIHNNVDNDKFSLVLVKILLNNLRRENQNVAPVSFKLAENTLKNCSSDLKTYLPEAVRCLDVPIEDYAEAVVSLFQDVTQKHIMGSNDTVENVSYPGKSGLETEADLCNLSEGNGTQNSKNKLYYENQGVTSHCFDDPDEAGKAMHGQQEQKPEELHIGRKRIRRPSSLQKAEEGYDPFWMLIDWKSMKSVHKKNKNINFPAKTKT, from the exons ATGAGTGATGCTGGTGCCCCAGATTCATCCTTTGTTGAGAACTTGAAGAAATTTCTGAAGAAGTACGGTGCTGAGCTTCTCAAACCCTATCATTTTACAGAAGAGCTTATTAAAAGACTTGAT AATTTGGAGTATCTTTTATTAAAAACACCTCTAGAGCACAAGAAACTGGTGGAGGCTTTTCTTCAACCGTCTAAAGAAGCTCTAATTACAGAGGATCTTATAAAGCACAATAAATTAGATATAATAGTTTCAGTGGCCTCTTGTATCAGTCTGATCATAAAGATATTAGCACCTGATGAATCATTTGGGGACGACAGTATGAAG GAGTTTTTCTATATTGCTAATAGTGCTTTTGAGAGGTTGCCTTTCATGCATGGGCGAGTATATTCAAAAGTCGTGTCTATCCTTAAATCTATGTCACTTAGTCAGTCATGCGTGATGATGCTGGACCTCGAGTTGTATAACACTATTGATCACATGTTTCACCTATTCTTAAATGGAATTAG AACTGAACATCCTCATGAAGTTTTCATAAGTATGGAGAAAATTATGATGACGATCATTCACAATAATGTGGACAATGATAAGTTCTCATTGGTGCTTGTTAAGATCCTTCTTAATAATTTGAGAAGGGAGAATCAG AATGTTGCACCAGTTTCTTTCAAGCTGGCAGAGAACACATTGAAGAATTGCTCTTCTGACCTCAAAACATATCTTCCAGAAGCAGTAAGATGTTTAGATGTTCCAATTGAGGATTATGCTGAAGCAGTTGTATCACTTTTTCAGGATGTAACCCAAAAGCACATAATG gGCTCAAACGATACTGTTGAAAATGTTTCATATCCGGGCAAATCTGGATTAGAAACAGAAGCTGATTTATGTAACTTAAGTGAGGGCAATGGAacacaaaattcaaaaaacaaaCTGTACTATGAAAATCAAGGGGTGACATCTCATTGTTTTGATGATCCTGATGAAGCAGGCAAAGCAATGCACGGGCAACAGGAACAAAAACCCGAAGAATTGCATATTGGGAGAAAAAGAATTCGAAGACCAAGTTCTCTACAGAAAGCAGAGGAGGGCTATGATCCTTTCTGGATGTTGATTGATTGGAAGTCGATGAAGTCTGTTCATAAAAAGAATAAGAACATTAATTTTCCAGCAAAAACCAAAACCTAG
- the LOC121781903 gene encoding uncharacterized protein LOC121781903 isoform X2: protein MHFLLFWLQCRNMSDAGAPDSSFVENLKKFLKKYGAELLKPYHFTEELIKRLDNLEYLLLKTPLEHKKLVEAFLQPSKEALITEDLIKHNKLDIIVSVASCISLIIKILAPDESFGDDSMKEFFYIANSAFERLPFMHGRVYSKVVSILKSMSLSQSCVMMLDLELYNTIDHMFHLFLNGIRTEHPHEVFISMEKIMMTIIHNNVDNDKFSLVLVKILLNNLRRENQNVAPVSFKLAENTLKNCSSDLKTYLPEAVRCLDVPIEDYAEAVVSLFQDVTQKHIMGSNDTVENVSYPGKSGLETEADLCNLSEGNGTQNSKNKLYYENQGVTSHCFDDPDEAGKAMHGQQEQKPEELHIGRKRIRRPSSLQKAEEGYDPFWMLIDWKSMKDALEKGKGL from the exons ATGCATTTTCTCCTCTTCTGGCTACAATG CAGAAACATGAGTGATGCTGGTGCCCCAGATTCATCCTTTGTTGAGAACTTGAAGAAATTTCTGAAGAAGTACGGTGCTGAGCTTCTCAAACCCTATCATTTTACAGAAGAGCTTATTAAAAGACTTGAT AATTTGGAGTATCTTTTATTAAAAACACCTCTAGAGCACAAGAAACTGGTGGAGGCTTTTCTTCAACCGTCTAAAGAAGCTCTAATTACAGAGGATCTTATAAAGCACAATAAATTAGATATAATAGTTTCAGTGGCCTCTTGTATCAGTCTGATCATAAAGATATTAGCACCTGATGAATCATTTGGGGACGACAGTATGAAG GAGTTTTTCTATATTGCTAATAGTGCTTTTGAGAGGTTGCCTTTCATGCATGGGCGAGTATATTCAAAAGTCGTGTCTATCCTTAAATCTATGTCACTTAGTCAGTCATGCGTGATGATGCTGGACCTCGAGTTGTATAACACTATTGATCACATGTTTCACCTATTCTTAAATGGAATTAG AACTGAACATCCTCATGAAGTTTTCATAAGTATGGAGAAAATTATGATGACGATCATTCACAATAATGTGGACAATGATAAGTTCTCATTGGTGCTTGTTAAGATCCTTCTTAATAATTTGAGAAGGGAGAATCAG AATGTTGCACCAGTTTCTTTCAAGCTGGCAGAGAACACATTGAAGAATTGCTCTTCTGACCTCAAAACATATCTTCCAGAAGCAGTAAGATGTTTAGATGTTCCAATTGAGGATTATGCTGAAGCAGTTGTATCACTTTTTCAGGATGTAACCCAAAAGCACATAATG gGCTCAAACGATACTGTTGAAAATGTTTCATATCCGGGCAAATCTGGATTAGAAACAGAAGCTGATTTATGTAACTTAAGTGAGGGCAATGGAacacaaaattcaaaaaacaaaCTGTACTATGAAAATCAAGGGGTGACATCTCATTGTTTTGATGATCCTGATGAAGCAGGCAAAGCAATGCACGGGCAACAGGAACAAAAACCCGAAGAATTGCATATTGGGAGAAAAAGAATTCGAAGACCAAGTTCTCTACAGAAAGCAGAGGAGGGCTATGATCCTTTCTGGATGTTGATTGATTGGAAGTCGATGAA
- the LOC121781903 gene encoding uncharacterized protein LOC121781903 isoform X1, whose amino-acid sequence MHFLLFWLQCRNMSDAGAPDSSFVENLKKFLKKYGAELLKPYHFTEELIKRLDNLEYLLLKTPLEHKKLVEAFLQPSKEALITEDLIKHNKLDIIVSVASCISLIIKILAPDESFGDDSMKEFFYIANSAFERLPFMHGRVYSKVVSILKSMSLSQSCVMMLDLELYNTIDHMFHLFLNGIRTEHPHEVFISMEKIMMTIIHNNVDNDKFSLVLVKILLNNLRRENQNVAPVSFKLAENTLKNCSSDLKTYLPEAVRCLDVPIEDYAEAVVSLFQDVTQKHIMGSNDTVENVSYPGKSGLETEADLCNLSEGNGTQNSKNKLYYENQGVTSHCFDDPDEAGKAMHGQQEQKPEELHIGRKRIRRPSSLQKAEEGYDPFWMLIDWKSMKSVHKKNKNINFPAKTKT is encoded by the exons ATGCATTTTCTCCTCTTCTGGCTACAATG CAGAAACATGAGTGATGCTGGTGCCCCAGATTCATCCTTTGTTGAGAACTTGAAGAAATTTCTGAAGAAGTACGGTGCTGAGCTTCTCAAACCCTATCATTTTACAGAAGAGCTTATTAAAAGACTTGAT AATTTGGAGTATCTTTTATTAAAAACACCTCTAGAGCACAAGAAACTGGTGGAGGCTTTTCTTCAACCGTCTAAAGAAGCTCTAATTACAGAGGATCTTATAAAGCACAATAAATTAGATATAATAGTTTCAGTGGCCTCTTGTATCAGTCTGATCATAAAGATATTAGCACCTGATGAATCATTTGGGGACGACAGTATGAAG GAGTTTTTCTATATTGCTAATAGTGCTTTTGAGAGGTTGCCTTTCATGCATGGGCGAGTATATTCAAAAGTCGTGTCTATCCTTAAATCTATGTCACTTAGTCAGTCATGCGTGATGATGCTGGACCTCGAGTTGTATAACACTATTGATCACATGTTTCACCTATTCTTAAATGGAATTAG AACTGAACATCCTCATGAAGTTTTCATAAGTATGGAGAAAATTATGATGACGATCATTCACAATAATGTGGACAATGATAAGTTCTCATTGGTGCTTGTTAAGATCCTTCTTAATAATTTGAGAAGGGAGAATCAG AATGTTGCACCAGTTTCTTTCAAGCTGGCAGAGAACACATTGAAGAATTGCTCTTCTGACCTCAAAACATATCTTCCAGAAGCAGTAAGATGTTTAGATGTTCCAATTGAGGATTATGCTGAAGCAGTTGTATCACTTTTTCAGGATGTAACCCAAAAGCACATAATG gGCTCAAACGATACTGTTGAAAATGTTTCATATCCGGGCAAATCTGGATTAGAAACAGAAGCTGATTTATGTAACTTAAGTGAGGGCAATGGAacacaaaattcaaaaaacaaaCTGTACTATGAAAATCAAGGGGTGACATCTCATTGTTTTGATGATCCTGATGAAGCAGGCAAAGCAATGCACGGGCAACAGGAACAAAAACCCGAAGAATTGCATATTGGGAGAAAAAGAATTCGAAGACCAAGTTCTCTACAGAAAGCAGAGGAGGGCTATGATCCTTTCTGGATGTTGATTGATTGGAAGTCGATGAAGTCTGTTCATAAAAAGAATAAGAACATTAATTTTCCAGCAAAAACCAAAACCTAG